The proteins below are encoded in one region of Lactuca sativa cultivar Salinas chromosome 3, Lsat_Salinas_v11, whole genome shotgun sequence:
- the LOC111884132 gene encoding transcription factor MYC2, with amino-acid sequence MTDYRLQTMNHWTPDDNVSMMDAFISSDMTSIWANHGTSQSHTHAPPVTVPPASSSASTSAPHKIVNEFNPDTLQQRLQGMIDTARESWTYAIFWQSSDVEFADTPVLGWGDGYYKGEVNKVKTAPSATSMAEQQYRKKVLRELNSLISGSQAPESDAVDEEVTDTEWFFLISMTQSFANGNGLPGQAAFTNQPVWVAGRERLMASHCERVRQGQGFGLQTIVCIPCTDGVIELGSTELIFQSSDVMKKVKVSFNFSNSPDIMQINTDQVAVAGGDHDPSSIWLTDPVATSTVTTDVTTIKDSVDVIGSQATTVIPSITSHVPKHLPFENPSSSSILENPRYIHNPNPDSLQNQGVFGSRELNFSEFRSFDGATGGRNGNGRILDFGESKRSSTNNNNNGGLFSGQSQFIGAEENNKNKKKRSPGSCGSNEDGMLSFVSGVLPSSSTVKSGGCTFPGADSDHSDLDASVIREVESSRMVEPEKKPRKRGRKPANGREEPLNHVEAERQRREKLNQRFYALRAVVPNVSKMDKASLLGDAILYINELKSKLDNTICDKEELRNQIDELKKELLSKESRQSSSSAISHPEDMKMSNTSTTNQPILDLDVEVKVIGWDAMIRVQCNKKNHPAARLMAALKELDFEVNHASVSVVNELMIQQATVKMGGRLYTQDQLRLALTNRFSDPL; translated from the coding sequence ATGACGGATTACCGACTACAGACTATGAATCACTGGACCCCCGATGACAACGTCTCCATGATGGATGCCTTCATAAGTTCCGACATGACATCCATTTGGGCCAACCACGGTACTTCTCAATCTCACACCCACGCGCCGCCGGTAACTGTTCCTCCGGCGTCATCATCTGCTTCGACCTCCGCTCCACACAAGATTGTCAATGAATTCAATCCGGATACTTTACAACAACGACTCCAGGGGATGATTGATACGGCACGGGAGTCGTGGACTTACGCTATCTTCTGGCAGTCGTCTGACGTTGAATTCGCGGATACTCCGGTGTTAGGATGGGGAGATGGGTACTATAAGGGGGAGGTGAATAAGGTGAAGACAGCGCCGTCGGCGACTTCTATGGCGGAGCAGCAGTACAGGAAGAAAGTGCTCCGGGAGTTGAATTCGTTGATCTCCGGGTCTCAAGCGCCGGAAAGTGATGCCGTTGATGAAGAAGTTACTGATACGGAGTGGTTCTTCCTTATTTCCATGACGCAGTCGTTTGCCAACGGTAACGGACTTCCTGGTCAGGCGGCGTTCACTAACCAACCGGTTTGGGTTGCCGGACGGGAACGGTTGATGGCATCTCACTGCGAAAGAGTTCGTCAAGGTCAAGGTTTTGGGTTGCAAACGATTGTGTGTATCCCTTGCACCGATGGGGTGATTGAATTAGGTTCAACGGAGTTGATATTTCAGAGTTCTGATGTGATGAAGAAAGTCAAGGTTTCGTTTAATTTTAGTAACAGCCCGGATATCATGCAAATCAACACGGATCAGGTTGCCGTTGCCGGAGGAGATCACGATCCGTCCTCGATTTGGCTCACAGATCCGGTGGCTACGTCAACTGTGACTACCGACGTCACGACAATCAAGGATTCCGTTGACGTGATTGGCTCTCAGGCGACAACTGTCATTCCATCAATTACTTCTCACGTTCCAAAACATCTTCCCTTTGAAAACCCTAGCTCCAGTTCGATACTTGAAAACCCTAGATATATTCATAATCCCAATCCTGATTCCCTACAAAATCAAGGAGTTTTTGGGAGCAGGGAGTTGAATTTCTCCGAATTCAGATCGTTCGACGGAGCAACTGGTGGCAGAAATGGGAACGGCAGAATCCTGGATTTCGGCGAGAGTAAAAGGAGTtctaccaacaacaacaacaacggggGGCTGTTCTCCGGTCAATCACAGTTTATCGGAGCAGAGGAGAataacaagaacaagaagaaAAGATCGCCGGGTTCGTGTGGAAGTAACGAAGACGGGATGCTTTCTTTCGTCTCCGGTGTGCTTCCGTCGTCCAGTACCGTGAAATCCGGTGGTTGCACTTTTCCCGGAGCTGATTCCGACCACTCAGATCTAGACGCATCGGTAATCAGAGAAGTGGAAAGCAGCAGAATGGTGGAACCGGAAAAAAAGCCACGAAAACGAGGACGAAAACCGGCCAACGGCAGAGAAGAGCCATTGAATCACGTAGAAGCAGAGAGACAAAGGAGAGAGAAACTAAACCAGCGTTTCTACGCTCTACGCGCCGTCGTCCCAAACGTTTCAAAAATGGACAAAGCCTCCCTCCTCGGCGACGCCATTTTATACATCAACGAACTCAAATCAAAGCTGGATAACACTATATGCGACAAAGAAGAACTAAGAAACCAAATCGATGAACTAAAGAAGGAATTACTAAGCAAAGAATCCCGACAATCATCTTCCTCCGCCATCTCACACCCGGAAGACATGAAAATGTCGAACACCTCCACCACCAACCAACCCATACTCGATTTAGACGTAGAAGTGAAGGTCATCGGGTGGGACGCCATGATTAGGGTCCAATGTAACAAGAAGAACCACCCTGCCGCCCGGCTCATGGCGGCGTTGAAAGAACTCGATTTCGAAGTCAACCATGCCAGTGTGTCGGTGGTGAATGAATTGATGATCCAACAAGCCACCGTGAAAATGGGTGGTCGGTTGTACACTCAAGATCAGCTCCGGTTAGCCTTAACGAACAGATTTTCAGATCCATTATAG